DNA sequence from the Harpia harpyja isolate bHarHar1 chromosome 2, bHarHar1 primary haplotype, whole genome shotgun sequence genome:
aagCTCTGCAAGCTTTCTTGCCTCCAGCTTTTTTAAAGCAGATCTGCTTTGGTGAAATCAGATTGCCAGGACATGTGATCCCCCCAGTCACATGGAAGATGCATCAATTTTCTCCTGGCAAGAGCAATCACAGCACTAAACCACCCAGCACCTCCAGGGGACGCATTGCAGTGTCCCCTACCACTTTCCCAGGCATCTTGTGCAACCATTCCTCATCCTGACCTGCCACGCGATTCTCATGAAATATGTGGCTGCTTTGCAGGATTGTTAGATGAAACACAGGATCAGATGAACTTTCTTGCTTTGCTTAGCCAAACTGATCAGATGGCTTGCAGTGGCCCAACACATCACTGCTTATCAACGCCAGTTTTGCCAGCCAAATCTTGGGAAGACACCACATTTCCTCACATGTATTGCTTAGATATGGCCATCACTGAGCCTCAGTAGGGGTTGGCCATCCTTGGAACAGCAGTGAGTACTCATGACCCTGTGTGGGTTAGGCTTGACTGACAGTTACCCAATGGCAATGGAGACAAATGTTTTCCCTTCAGTCTCTTCAATCTGTGCCTTCCACAATGGTATTTCAAGTTCAGGTGTTTGGCATGGTTTGTTCTGATGTTTAAGTAGCATCGTGTTATTTCCTTTACTAAGATTGTGTAGTGATTGTTGACACCCAACTCCCCATCAAGTAAATGGTTCGTGAGGGTGGGGAAGAGGGGACTTTCTCCCAGAAGCTCCTGGAAGACTTTCTGTTCTAGAGACAAATGCCATAGCTTGGTGTTTTTGTTGTCGTCTCCTACTTTGCCATACTGGTTTAGGACTTGTTCCGAAATGCTTGTTATGTGGTACACGCTTGCCGAGGGCAGACTCACTCCACCTAACTTTTTTACATAGAGCACTGACCCGCATCTTAGCCTGCTCTCATCTGACTCAAAGAGGGAAGCAAGACAAGTCTCGCATTGCAAGTCAAAGGCTAATTGCTCAGCAATGAAGCCCGCAGTGCAGGTGATGCTCTGTGCATGCAGCGATAGGTCTGTCAGCGCGTTACTCAGTGCAGAGCCATGCAAAAGAAGGCCTGCACAATAGGGGTACTCTGTTGCCAGTGTCCTCCCACGAGCTGGGTTATATTGAGCACAAACGCTGCCAAGGGTCAGATCTCTCCTACGAGACAGGGATATGTCCAAGGAGCTCGTATTGCCTGAGCCACCGCTGTGTGGTGAGCCTGGCACCAGGCTGCAGCTAGCTAGCAGTTTGTGATAAGCAGCCTGGAACACACTGCAGGTGGGGCTACCATTGCTGCCGCAGGCTTGCTGGAGGGCCCTCAGAAAGAGCTCCAGTGGGTCAAGGCTGAAGGCGTAGGTCAGGAGATGGTGGGAAGGAGTGCCTTCTGGACACACATAGTTGGTGTAAAGCCACTTGAGGCTTTCGGCATTGAGCAAGAAACTCAAAAATCCTAGTTTGCGTTTGCTCTTAATAACGTATCTCCCCATAGAGTCTGTTAAGGTGACGAAGAAGCTCTTGGCCTCATTAAAGAGGTGGGTTATTTTGGTGTAATTTCCAGCTAGCAAAGGCTCCTTAAGTCCCCTTCTGTAGGGACCTCTGCCATGAAATACGTCACACAGATGGCTCATCAAACGCACAAACTTGACGGTACCACTGCAGTTCTGGAATGAGGCCAGGCCCAGCTTCTGGAGGTGTTCCAGCGCGTCAGCAACACCCTCGCTGAACAACAGGGTAGCAAGGTTGATCTTTAGGTGGTAACTCTCCTTACTCCTAGGTCCACCTGACTTGCGACTGCATGGCTCTAATACCCTCTGCTCCCGCAAAGCTGCCAGCTCCACCACATGCTGCCACTGCACAGTGTCACTGAGCCGCTCCATCTTCTGGAAGCACTGCAGAGCATTCCTTATCAGCTGGAGCACATGGCAAATGTCAAAGAAGTATGTGATACTGTGAGCAGAGCCAGGCGGATGCTGGAAAGTGCACTGAATGCTTTCAGGATCTATCCTGATCCCCAGAGCTCTGGCAGTCTCAGCACCATGAGCAGTGGCGCCTGATGTCACAGCCAGCACCGTGATGCCAATGTTGTTCAGCTTATTGATAGTCTGACGAAGCAGCTGAGCAATTAAGTGGCCGGTTGTGCTGTTCACAAAGAAGTAGCCAAGTGGAGCTGTCCAGGGACTTGAGATGCCAACTGCCATGAGGATTATTGCTTCTGAGGCTAGCGGAGCTTCATCAGCATCGAGGATGCCTGCTCCCAAGTCAACAAAGCCTGTCAAGCGCTGGGTCTGTGGGTCCcactcctgctgcttctgcagggacATGTCTCGCACCAtcagggcacagcagcagtaggccTGTTCCCCTCTCTCCACCTTTTCCTGAAGGCGGAGAAAAATGTCGTTGCTGAAGCCTGCAGCAGCCTCA
Encoded proteins:
- the THAP9 gene encoding DNA transposase THAP9 isoform X2, with the protein product MTRSCSALGCTARDNGRSRERGISFHQFPVDAAQRREWIRAVNRVDPRSRQAWRPGPGAILCSRHFAEADFERYGLRRKLRRGAVPSRFPHPEPLGAGRRSGPPVRALKQPLPSPLAGVTAGDHNYSLKGQQAAGGEARPPLEPPPPPLPAAGRCSRAHRPRTVANILQELAEKQQLSEESVSLLQAQFSDLPCELHSWRQMAEYSPEMRQFACILHLYHIKAYDYLRKIFPLPHPYSLTNWLSNNEAAAGFSNDIFLRLQEKVERGEQAYCCCALMVRDMSLQKQQEWDPQTQRLTGFVDLGAGILDADEAPLASEAIILMAVGISSPWTAPLGYFFVNSTTGHLIAQLLRQTINKLNNIGITVLAVTSGATAHGAETARALGIRIDPESIQCTFQHPPGSAHSITYFFDICHVLQLIRNALQCFQKMERLSDTVQWQHVVELAALREQRVLEPCSRKSGGPRSKESYHLKINLATLLFSEGVADALEHLQKLGLASFQNCSGTVKFVRLMSHLCDVFHGRGPYRRGLKEPLLAGNYTKITHLFNEAKSFFVTLTDSMGRYVIKSKRKLGFLSFLLNAESLKWLYTNYVCPEGTPSHHLLTYAFSLDPLELFLRALQQACGSNGSPTCSVFQAAYHKLLASCSLVPGSPHSGGSGNTSSLDISLSRRRDLTLGSVCAQYNPARGRTLATEYPYCAGLLLHGSALSNALTDLSLHAQSITCTAGFIAEQLAFDLQCETCLASLFESDESRLRCGSVLYVKKLGGVSLPSASVYHITSISEQVLNQYGKVGDDNKNTKLWHLSLEQKVFQELLGESPLFPTLTNHLLDGELGVNNHYTILVKEITRCYLNIRTNHAKHLNLKYHCGRHRLKRLKGKHLSPLPLGNCQSSLTHTGS
- the THAP9 gene encoding DNA transposase THAP9 isoform X1 translates to MTRSCSALGCTARDNGRSRERGISFHQFPVDAAQRREWIRAVNRVDPRSRQAWRPGPGAILCSRHFAEADFERYGLRRKLRRGAVPSRFPHPEPLGAGRRSGPPVRALKQPLPSPLAGVTAGDHNYSLKGQQAAGGEARPPLEPPPPPLPAAGRCSRAHRPRTVANILQELAEKQQLSEESVSLLQAQFSADLPCELHSWRQMAEYSPEMRQFACILHLYHIKAYDYLRKIFPLPHPYSLTNWLSNNEAAAGFSNDIFLRLQEKVERGEQAYCCCALMVRDMSLQKQQEWDPQTQRLTGFVDLGAGILDADEAPLASEAIILMAVGISSPWTAPLGYFFVNSTTGHLIAQLLRQTINKLNNIGITVLAVTSGATAHGAETARALGIRIDPESIQCTFQHPPGSAHSITYFFDICHVLQLIRNALQCFQKMERLSDTVQWQHVVELAALREQRVLEPCSRKSGGPRSKESYHLKINLATLLFSEGVADALEHLQKLGLASFQNCSGTVKFVRLMSHLCDVFHGRGPYRRGLKEPLLAGNYTKITHLFNEAKSFFVTLTDSMGRYVIKSKRKLGFLSFLLNAESLKWLYTNYVCPEGTPSHHLLTYAFSLDPLELFLRALQQACGSNGSPTCSVFQAAYHKLLASCSLVPGSPHSGGSGNTSSLDISLSRRRDLTLGSVCAQYNPARGRTLATEYPYCAGLLLHGSALSNALTDLSLHAQSITCTAGFIAEQLAFDLQCETCLASLFESDESRLRCGSVLYVKKLGGVSLPSASVYHITSISEQVLNQYGKVGDDNKNTKLWHLSLEQKVFQELLGESPLFPTLTNHLLDGELGVNNHYTILVKEITRCYLNIRTNHAKHLNLKYHCGRHRLKRLKGKHLSPLPLGNCQSSLTHTGS